A single genomic interval of Christensenellaceae bacterium 44-20 harbors:
- a CDS encoding phosphoribosylformylglycinamidine synthase translates to MSKVRRIFVEKKEGYDVAAQGALADFRENLFLDSLEGVRIVLRYDIEGIAEEDYESAIENVFSEPAVDKVYREELPIRQGEIAFGMEYLPGQYDQRADSAAQCVQLLLRKQRPEIATATIYLLSGDLTAEEVEKIKQYVINPVDSREASLEKPETLALQLTIPTEVATVDGFISMDDAQTAAYCQENGFAMSAADLIFTRDYFKKIGRNPTITELKVVDTYWSDHCRHTTFQTKLTDVQFEEGPVGAKIQEVYEDYLAARKEVYGDRDKPVCLMDMATIYPKLAKKRGGMQGLDESEEINACSIEHKLRTDKGDRDYLVMFKNETHNHPTEIEPFGGAATCLGGAIRDPLSGRSYVYHAMRVTGSGDPRESTADTMEYKLPQRKITREAAAGYSSYGNQIGLATGLVSEVYHPGYKAKRMEIGAVVAAAPKENVRRERPEEGDVIVLIGGRTGRDGIGGATGSSKAHDEKSTAECGAEVQKGNPLTERKLQRLFRNPDFTRLVKRCNDFGAGGVCVAIGELADSLDIDLDKVPKKYEGLDGTEIAISESQERMAVVVAAGDVEKVLAEADKENLEATVVAVVTDSGRMRMLWNGQTIVDIEREFLNTNGATQYASALVANSETKGMFDEPAAAEAEDFEQTLLALLSDLNICSQKGLLERFDSTIGANTVLMPLGGKKQLTPIQTMVAKIPVLDGMSRDATMLSFGLDPYLLSQSPFHGAVFAILNSVAKLVAAGGEYQNAWLTLQEYFERMGGPEKWGKPVSALLGAMYAQQGLGIAAIGGKDSMSGTFRDISVPPTLCSFALTVAGMEHIVSTEFKKPGNYVYLLDIDLDPVCLPVFEDVKEKYSAFSALVKEGKVAAAYAVERGGMLAALAKMAMGNGIGVRIDDQVRMAQLCRKLYGAILFESAEELPGYQKIADLTAEGAVSYQGSSVCLEKCEEAFRSPLEKVFPSKMVQGDLAAEVPLCTQRAAKKAKLSVAKPHVVIPVFPGTNCEYDSKDFFQRAGATAETVIIRNLTPQAVEDSIARLVREIENSQIIMLPGGFSGGDEPDGSGKFITAVFRNPLVSEAVMNLLKKRDGLMLGICNGFQALIKLGLVPYGEIRPMGEDSSTLTFNNIGRHASCLVNTRVSSVKSPWLANVNAGDVHTIAISHGEGRFTCTPQELQTLIANGQIATQYCDEKGKVGMDIAVNPNGAYCAVEGLLSPDGRVFGKMGHSERYTDGLLRNVPGEKDQGLARAGVEYFL, encoded by the coding sequence ATGAGCAAAGTGAGAAGAATATTCGTCGAGAAAAAAGAGGGTTACGATGTCGCCGCCCAGGGCGCGCTGGCGGATTTTCGCGAAAATCTCTTTTTGGACAGCCTCGAGGGTGTCCGCATTGTTTTGCGCTACGATATTGAGGGCATCGCCGAGGAGGATTACGAGAGCGCCATCGAAAATGTGTTCTCCGAGCCCGCGGTGGACAAGGTTTACCGCGAAGAGCTGCCCATCCGCCAGGGTGAGATTGCCTTTGGCATGGAATATCTGCCCGGGCAGTATGACCAGCGGGCGGATTCCGCGGCTCAGTGCGTGCAGCTGCTGCTGAGGAAACAGCGCCCGGAGATTGCCACGGCGACCATCTACCTGCTTTCGGGCGATCTCACGGCGGAAGAAGTTGAGAAGATCAAACAATACGTCATCAACCCGGTGGATTCCAGAGAGGCATCTTTGGAAAAGCCGGAGACGCTGGCGCTTCAGCTGACCATCCCGACCGAGGTTGCGACGGTAGACGGCTTTATCTCCATGGATGACGCGCAGACTGCCGCATACTGCCAGGAGAACGGCTTTGCCATGAGCGCGGCGGATCTCATCTTCACCCGGGATTATTTCAAAAAAATTGGCCGCAACCCGACGATTACCGAGCTCAAGGTTGTGGATACCTATTGGTCGGATCACTGCCGGCACACGACGTTCCAGACCAAGCTGACGGACGTGCAGTTTGAAGAGGGGCCGGTGGGCGCGAAAATCCAGGAAGTTTATGAGGATTATCTGGCGGCCAGAAAAGAAGTTTACGGCGATCGGGATAAGCCCGTCTGCCTGATGGATATGGCGACGATCTACCCCAAGCTCGCCAAAAAGCGCGGCGGAATGCAGGGGCTGGATGAGAGCGAGGAGATCAATGCCTGCTCCATCGAGCATAAACTGCGTACGGACAAGGGCGACCGGGATTACCTGGTGATGTTCAAAAACGAGACGCACAACCACCCGACGGAGATTGAGCCGTTCGGCGGCGCGGCAACCTGCCTGGGCGGCGCGATCCGCGATCCGCTCTCCGGCCGGAGCTATGTTTACCACGCCATGCGCGTGACAGGCAGCGGCGATCCCCGGGAGAGCACGGCAGATACCATGGAATACAAGCTGCCCCAGCGCAAGATCACCCGGGAAGCGGCGGCGGGATATTCCTCCTACGGCAACCAGATTGGCCTAGCTACCGGGCTGGTCAGCGAGGTCTACCACCCGGGCTATAAGGCAAAACGCATGGAGATTGGCGCGGTCGTGGCCGCGGCGCCCAAAGAGAACGTGCGCCGGGAGCGCCCGGAGGAGGGGGACGTCATCGTCCTCATTGGCGGGCGGACGGGCCGGGATGGCATTGGCGGCGCAACGGGCAGCAGCAAGGCACACGACGAAAAATCCACCGCGGAATGCGGCGCAGAAGTGCAAAAGGGCAATCCGCTGACCGAGCGCAAATTGCAGCGGTTGTTCCGCAACCCGGATTTCACGCGGCTAGTTAAGCGCTGCAACGACTTCGGTGCCGGCGGCGTTTGCGTCGCCATTGGCGAGCTGGCAGACAGCCTGGATATTGACCTCGACAAGGTACCCAAGAAATACGAGGGCCTGGATGGCACGGAGATCGCCATTTCCGAATCTCAGGAGCGCATGGCGGTTGTCGTCGCGGCGGGAGATGTGGAGAAAGTGCTGGCCGAGGCGGATAAGGAGAACCTGGAGGCGACGGTTGTGGCCGTCGTAACGGACAGCGGCAGGATGCGCATGCTCTGGAATGGGCAGACCATCGTGGATATTGAGCGGGAGTTCCTCAATACCAACGGTGCAACGCAGTATGCCAGCGCGCTGGTCGCCAACTCCGAAACCAAGGGCATGTTCGACGAGCCGGCGGCAGCCGAGGCGGAGGATTTTGAGCAGACACTGCTGGCGTTGCTCTCGGATCTGAATATTTGCAGCCAGAAAGGATTGCTGGAGCGGTTTGACTCGACGATTGGCGCCAACACTGTGCTCATGCCGCTGGGCGGAAAAAAACAGCTGACGCCCATTCAGACGATGGTCGCCAAAATCCCCGTGCTGGACGGCATGAGCAGAGATGCCACGATGCTAAGCTTCGGGCTGGACCCGTATCTGCTCTCGCAGAGCCCCTTCCACGGCGCGGTATTTGCCATCCTAAACTCGGTGGCCAAGCTGGTGGCGGCAGGCGGAGAGTATCAGAACGCCTGGCTGACGCTTCAGGAATATTTTGAGCGGATGGGCGGGCCCGAGAAATGGGGCAAGCCGGTTTCGGCATTGCTGGGCGCGATGTATGCGCAGCAGGGGCTGGGCATCGCGGCCATTGGCGGCAAGGATTCCATGTCCGGCACATTCCGGGATATTTCGGTTCCGCCGACGCTCTGCTCCTTCGCGCTGACGGTGGCCGGCATGGAGCATATCGTCTCCACAGAGTTCAAAAAGCCGGGCAATTATGTTTATCTGCTGGATATCGATCTCGACCCGGTCTGCCTGCCGGTGTTCGAGGATGTGAAGGAGAAATACAGCGCGTTCTCTGCGCTGGTCAAAGAAGGAAAAGTTGCGGCGGCTTATGCCGTCGAGCGGGGCGGCATGCTGGCGGCGCTGGCCAAGATGGCCATGGGTAACGGAATTGGCGTGCGCATCGACGATCAGGTGCGCATGGCGCAGCTTTGCCGCAAGCTCTATGGCGCAATTTTGTTCGAGAGCGCGGAGGAACTGCCCGGCTACCAGAAGATTGCAGATCTCACGGCGGAAGGCGCAGTCTCCTATCAGGGCAGCAGCGTCTGCCTGGAAAAATGCGAAGAGGCGTTCCGCTCGCCGCTGGAGAAGGTGTTCCCCAGCAAGATGGTCCAGGGAGATTTGGCGGCGGAAGTTCCGCTCTGCACCCAGAGGGCAGCGAAGAAAGCCAAGCTGAGCGTGGCAAAGCCGCATGTCGTCATCCCGGTGTTCCCGGGAACAAACTGCGAATACGATTCCAAGGATTTCTTCCAGCGCGCCGGCGCCACAGCGGAGACGGTGATCATCCGCAACCTGACGCCCCAGGCCGTGGAGGATTCCATCGCGCGGCTGGTTCGGGAAATCGAGAACAGCCAGATCATCATGCTGCCCGGTGGCTTCTCGGGCGGCGACGAGCCGGATGGCTCGGGCAAGTTTATTACGGCAGTCTTCCGCAACCCGCTGGTTTCCGAGGCGGTGATGAATCTGCTGAAAAAGCGCGACGGCCTCATGCTGGGCATTTGCAACGGCTTCCAGGCGCTCATCAAGCTGGGGCTGGTTCCCTACGGCGAGATTCGCCCCATGGGCGAGGACAGCTCAACGCTGACGTTCAACAACATCGGCCGCCATGCTTCCTGCCTGGTGAACACGCGGGTAAGCTCGGTGAAATCGCCCTGGCTGGCAAATGTCAATGCAGGAGACGTGCATACCATTGCCATTTCCCACGGCGAGGGCCGCTTCACCTGCACGCCGCAGGAGCTGCAAACGCTCATCGCGAACGGCCAAATTGCGACGCAGTATTGCGATGAGAAGGGCAAAGTCGGCATGGATATTGCAGTCAACCCCAACGGCGCTTACTGCGCGGTGGAAGGGCTGCTCTCCCCGGATGGCCGGGTATTCGGCAAGATGGGCCACAGCGAGCGCTATACGGACGGCCTGCTGCGCAATGTCCCGGGCGAGAAAGACCAGGGGCTGGCAAGAGCCGGAGTGGAATATTTCCTGTAG